One region of Sulfurihydrogenibium sp. genomic DNA includes:
- a CDS encoding NADP-dependent isocitrate dehydrogenase: MSKATIVWTKIDEAPALATYSLLPIMRAFTKDADIEIELRDISLAGRVISLFPEYLREDQRIPDELSYLGELVWKPEANIMKLPNISASIPQLIATIKELQSQGYNLPDFPEDPKTEEEKAIRERYMKAVGSVVNPVLRQGNSDRRLSKSVKEYAKKYPHKMKAVSPNSKAHVAHMVGGDFYENEKSVTIKKDTTIRYEFVNKNGEVKVLKDGVKVSVGDVVDGTFLSRRKLRDFYEKVLERAKEDDILFSLHLKATMMKVSDPVMFGDAIRVYFKELFEKFGKELEEIGFNPNNGLSDLEAKLSKLPEDKQAAIKKTIEEIYQKRPRMYMVDSDKGITNLHRPNDVIIDASVPAVIKNGLQGWGPKGEEDDCVITIPDRSYARMYKEIVEDIKTNGQFDPATVGSVANVGLMAMGAEEYGSHDKTFFPPEDGKIRIVDEEGNVLIEHELEAGDIYRSCITRDIAIRDWIKLAVNRAKESGDPIVFWLDKYRAHDKELIEKVKEELPKYDLSDVEWYIKSPEDAMKFTLKRFRAGLNTISVTGNVLRDYLTDLFPIIEVGTSARSLSIVPLIAGGGVFETGAGGSAPKHVEQFLKEGHLRWDSLGEFLAFVESLRLAYKQLKTLHGKDNPRILILAETLDKAIQKYLENNKTPGRKVGQLDTRGSHFYLAMYWAEALAAQDKDPELAKKFEKVFADLKENEQKILQEIADSEGKPQDIGGYYHPDDAKAEKAMRPSETFNRIIDSI; the protein is encoded by the coding sequence ATGTCAAAGGCAACTATTGTTTGGACAAAAATTGATGAAGCACCGGCACTTGCAACTTATTCTTTACTACCAATCATGAGAGCTTTTACAAAAGATGCAGACATTGAAATTGAGTTAAGAGACATTTCTCTAGCAGGAAGAGTTATATCGCTATTTCCAGAGTATTTAAGAGAAGATCAAAGAATTCCTGATGAGCTTTCTTACTTAGGAGAGCTTGTTTGGAAACCAGAAGCTAATATTATGAAGCTTCCAAACATCTCTGCATCTATTCCTCAGCTTATAGCAACAATAAAAGAATTACAATCTCAAGGATACAACCTTCCAGATTTTCCGGAAGACCCAAAGACAGAAGAAGAGAAAGCAATTAGAGAAAGATACATGAAAGCTGTTGGGTCTGTAGTTAACCCTGTTTTAAGGCAAGGAAATTCAGACAGAAGACTTTCTAAATCTGTTAAAGAATATGCTAAAAAATACCCACATAAAATGAAAGCTGTTAGCCCTAACTCGAAGGCTCATGTAGCTCATATGGTAGGCGGAGATTTTTATGAAAACGAAAAATCAGTTACCATCAAAAAAGATACAACAATAAGGTACGAGTTTGTTAACAAAAATGGAGAAGTTAAAGTATTAAAAGATGGCGTTAAGGTTTCTGTTGGCGATGTTGTAGATGGAACATTCTTAAGCAGAAGAAAGTTAAGAGACTTTTATGAAAAAGTTCTTGAAAGAGCTAAAGAAGATGATATTCTATTCTCTTTACACTTAAAAGCAACAATGATGAAAGTTTCTGACCCTGTAATGTTTGGCGATGCTATAAGAGTTTATTTCAAAGAATTATTTGAAAAATTTGGAAAAGAACTTGAAGAGATCGGATTCAATCCAAACAACGGTCTTTCAGATTTAGAAGCTAAATTATCTAAGTTGCCAGAAGATAAACAAGCTGCAATCAAGAAAACAATTGAAGAAATCTACCAAAAAAGACCAAGAATGTATATGGTGGATTCAGACAAAGGAATTACAAACTTACACAGACCAAATGACGTAATCATTGACGCATCTGTTCCGGCAGTTATTAAAAACGGTTTACAAGGCTGGGGTCCAAAAGGTGAAGAAGATGACTGTGTAATCACGATCCCGGATAGAAGCTATGCAAGAATGTATAAAGAGATAGTTGAAGATATTAAAACTAACGGACAGTTTGACCCTGCAACCGTTGGAAGCGTTGCAAACGTAGGTTTAATGGCAATGGGAGCTGAAGAGTATGGTTCTCACGACAAAACATTCTTCCCACCAGAAGATGGAAAAATCAGAATCGTTGACGAAGAAGGTAATGTATTAATCGAACATGAACTTGAAGCAGGAGATATTTATAGAAGCTGCATCACAAGAGATATAGCAATCAGAGACTGGATAAAATTAGCTGTTAACAGGGCAAAAGAAAGCGGTGATCCAATAGTATTTTGGCTTGATAAATACAGAGCTCACGATAAGGAACTTATAGAAAAAGTAAAAGAAGAGCTTCCAAAATACGATTTATCTGATGTTGAGTGGTACATCAAATCTCCAGAAGATGCTATGAAATTTACATTAAAAAGATTTAGAGCTGGTTTAAACACTATTTCTGTAACCGGTAACGTTTTAAGAGACTATTTAACAGACCTATTCCCAATCATTGAGGTAGGTACATCAGCAAGGTCTTTATCAATCGTTCCATTGATTGCTGGCGGTGGTGTATTTGAAACAGGTGCTGGTGGTTCTGCTCCCAAGCACGTAGAACAATTCTTAAAAGAAGGACACTTGAGATGGGATAGCCTTGGAGAGTTCCTCGCATTCGTAGAATCATTAAGATTAGCTTACAAACAATTAAAAACATTACATGGAAAAGATAATCCAAGAATATTAATTCTTGCAGAAACCTTAGACAAAGCAATACAAAAATATCTTGAAAATAATAAAACACCAGGAAGAAAAGTTGGTCAACTTGATACCAGAGGTTCTCATTTCTACCTTGCTATGTATTGGGCAGAAGCTTTAGCTGCTCAAGACAAAGACCCAGAATTAGCTAAGAAATTTGAAAAAGTATTTGCCGACTTAAAAGAAAATGAG